Within the Natranaeroarchaeum sulfidigenes genome, the region CCAGATCGCCGACGATATGCAGCGGATGCTCAACGACTGGTACGCGAAGATGGGCCAGCTCATCCAGGAGTTCGAGGACAAATACGAGAACGCCGCCGAGGAACCCGTGATGACCGGGGAACCGTAACCGGCTCGGTACGCTACGAACGCTTGTTTCCGGTCCTTTTGCCGACCGAACCGCTCTGGTTAGTCTTGTACAAAACACACAAACACTTATCCGACTACGGATCCTATACGTGAGTGATGACAACTGATACACGAAGTGAAACTGCAGCGTCGCCGAGCGATCCGGTACAGATCGAAAGCGAGACCCACCTCGACGAAATCGTCGCAGAGGGCGGTGTCGTCCTCGTCGACTTCTATGCTGACTGGTGTGGTCCCTGTCAGATGATGGAACCGTCGATCGAGGCACTCGCAGAGGAATCTGACGCGACTGTCGCGAAGGTCGATGTCGACGCTTTGCAGCAACTGGCTAGCGCATACGGTGTCCGCGGCGTCCCGACGCTCGTCGTCTTCGCTAACGGTGAGCAGGTCGACCAGCAGGTAGGAATGCTGGGCGAGGACCGGCTGTTCGACCTCGTC harbors:
- the trxA gene encoding thioredoxin, whose product is MTTDTRSETAASPSDPVQIESETHLDEIVAEGGVVLVDFYADWCGPCQMMEPSIEALAEESDATVAKVDVDALQQLASAYGVRGVPTLVVFANGEQVDQQVGMLGEDRLFDLVDEYATD